Proteins from one Malaya genurostris strain Urasoe2022 chromosome 2, Malgen_1.1, whole genome shotgun sequence genomic window:
- the LOC131428210 gene encoding protein-glucosylgalactosylhydroxylysine glucosidase-like has protein sequence MWLAVVAALAIAAVVAVSDAAGNDANFLFTSKRLPEKAVTPTLANGHLAFVVYGDAVHMNGVYNGLGGVSHRARIPNYANIQLVNCAATVVNVTGCNYQLDMKNNMFRTVYDDPLGYFRVVHDVYPHRFFDKAIVNKIRIQRLSSQNLISVQIQRYPGSASVDITFNQPQLVDINGVIYNRHCGVTKQVEDSRYQNSGHDVCVYFSQLPLKLDLTTDKTAEEFFFHTVFATTTTAAENEIRAMANADVEGLHIREMNRIWSQYGITVEGNDNLDRVLKASSFFLSSSLPGANTYQPSNYPFYGLSPSGLGRGGEELKEYQGHGFWDTEMWMYPPVLLMDPLNARKLLRYRTVVQQAAADNAAKNGYEGWQFPWESAFTGAEVTPDCCPHVSNFQHHITADVAYAARLYYYATQDIDWMRSEGCRLAYETAKFWRSRAEYNNKTDLYDIHRIMGPDEDHHNISNNVFTNVVAAHNLMFGSFAGCLCEGVVESSESERQEFTKIARALTLVYDEMRDFHPQYAGYTLGAMIKQADVALLGYPLEFPMNGSTKENNLRYYAYVTRSDGPAMTWAIHTIGFLDLEQFDLAATMFEKSYKQYMREPYNVWSENGDGSEGAGNFITGAGGFLQSVINGYAGVRLRHGELVISSPRVLPHTTRLYIPEINYLGVKFFLDIKPDQVLIGVKQGSLLNVVKIFIDDVEQSLCETCSTSFNKRVVIRPAIEPELKGCKLHETQIGIKVADQDNSGFTSRISPVVIITLLIAFILRKLL, from the exons ATGTGGCTGGCTGTTGTAGCGGCCCTTGCCATAGCGGCTGTAGTGGCCGTGTCCGATGCAGCCGGAAACGATGCAAATTTCTTATTTACGAGCAAGCG CCTACCGGAAAAAGCCGTCACCCCAACGCTAGCAAACGGGCACCTCGCTTTCGTGGTATACGGCGATGCTGTTCACATGAATGGCGTCTACAATGGCCTCGGAGGAGTGAGTCATCGAGCCCGAATTCCAAACTATGCCAACATTCAGTTGGTAAACTGCGCCGCTACTGTTGTCAATGTCACCGGTTGTAACTACCAGCTGGATATGAAGAACAACATGTTCCGGACGGTTTATGATGATCCACTTGGGTATTTTCGGGTGGTGCACGACGTCTACCCGCATCGGTTTTTCGATAAAGCAATCGTCAACAAAATCCGCATTCAGCGTCTAAGCTCACAAAATTTGATATCGGTTCAGATACAACGATATCCAGGCTCAGCTAGTGTGGATATTACCTTCAATCAACCACAACTGGTAGATATCAACGGGGTGATTTACAACCGGCATTGTGGTGTCACGAAACAAGTTGAAGATTCTCGCTACCAAAACAGCGGACACGATGTATGCGTATATTTTAGTCAGCTGCCGCTGAAACTGGACCTAACTACGGACAAAACTGCAGAGGAATTCTTTTTCCATACTGTGTTCGCCACCACGACAACGGCAGCAGAAAATGAAATCCGTGCCATGGCCAATGCCGACGTTGAGGGACTGCATATACGAGAAATGAATCGTATTTGGAGTCAATACGGAATCACCGTCGAAGGCAACGACAACTTGGATCGCGTTCTCAAGGCCAGTTCTTTCTTTCTATCTAGTTCTTTGCCTGGTGCCAACACTTATCAACCGAGTAACTATCCATTCTATGGTCTGTCACCCTCTGGTCTCGGTCGTGGCGGAGAAGAATTGAAAGAATATCAAGGACACGGCTTCTGGGATACGGAGATGTGGATGTATCCACCGGTGCTGTTGATGGATCCCCTGAACGCTCGTAAGCTACTACGATATCGAACAGTAGTTCAACAAGCGGCTGCTGATAATGCCGCCAAGAATGGTTACGAAGGATGGCAGTTCCCTTGGGAGTCTGCCTTTACCGGGGCAGAGGTAACACCGGATTGTTGTCCTCATGTGTCGAACTTTCAACATCACATTACCGCGGATGTCGCATACGCGGCGCGGTTATATTACTACGCAACTCAGGATATAGATTGGATGCGCTCGGAAGGTTGTCGGTTGGCATACGAAACGGCCAAGTTTTGGAGGAGCCGGGCTGAGTACAATAACAAGACGGATTTGTACGACATTCATCGTATCATGGGCCCTGACGAGGATCACCACAATATTAGCAACAACGTGTTTACCAATGTTGTAGCTGCACATAATCTAATGTTTGGAAGTTTTGCCGGATGCCTGTGCGAGGGAGTCGTCGAGTCATCGGAAAGCGAACGCCAAGAATTTACGAAAATTGCTCGAGCTCTAACGTTGGTGTATGACGAAATGAGGGATTTCCATCCGCAATATGCCGGTTACACGCTTGGTGCCATGATCAAACAGGCTGACGTAGCTTTGCTTGGTTACCCACTGGAGTTCCCGATGAATGG ATCCACAAAGGAAAACAATCTGCGGTATTACGCCTATGTCACCCGTTCGGATGGGCCTGCTATGACCTGGGCGATTCACACGATCGGTTTCCTGGATTTGGAACAATTTGATTTAGCTGCGACCATGTTCGAAAAAAGTTACAAACAATACATGCGAGAACCGTATAACGTATGGAGCGAGAATGGTGATGGATCTGAGGGTGCCGGGAATTTCATCACTGGAGCCGGTGGTTTCCTACAATCCGTCATCAATGGGTACGCGGGAGTTCGTCTGCGACACGGTGAACTTGTCATCAGCTCACCACGGGTTCTTCCTCATACTACCCGATTGTACATTCCGGAAATCAATTACTTGGGTGTTAAGTTTTTCCTGGACATCAAGCCGGACCAAGTTTTGATTGGAGTTAAACAAGGTTCCCTATTGAATGTGGTAAAGATTTTCATTGACGATGTGGAGCAAAGCTTGTGCGAAACCTGTTCGA CTTCGTTCAATAAACGTGTGGTGATCAGACCAGCGATCGAACCGGAACTGAAAGGATGTAAGTTGCATGAAACTCAAATCGGCATCAAAGTGGCAGACCAAGACAACTCCGGATTTACATCACGGATCAGCCCCGTCGTCATCATTACCCTGCTGATAGCGTTCATTCTGAGGAAGTTGTTATGA